From Vitis vinifera cultivar Pinot Noir 40024 chromosome 3, ASM3070453v1, the proteins below share one genomic window:
- the LOC100253771 gene encoding cytochrome P450 84A1, with translation MASPLQSLLTFPSLFFLLFSLFLFIIFLRNFSRKLPYPPGPKGLPIIGNMLMMNQLTHRGLANLSKVYGGLLHMKMGVLHLVVVSTPEMAREVLQVQDSVFANRPARVAIKYLTYDRADMAFAQYGPSWRQMRKICVMKLFSRKRAESWASVREEVDSTLQSIAKRGGSAVNIGELALDLTKNITYRAAFGSSSREKQKEFVKILQEFSRLFGAFNFADFIPWLGWIQGKEFTKRLVKARGSLDEFIDKIIDGHIEKRKKQNNSGDESESEAELDIVDELMEFYSKDVAAEDLNSSIKFTRDNIKAIIMDVMFGGTETVASAIEWAMAELMKSPDDLKKLQQELIDVVGLNRRLHESDLEKLTYLKCCIKETLRLHPPIPVLLHETAEDSVVAGYSVPARSDVMINAWAINRDKTAWEDPETFKPERFLKDAPDFKGSHFEFIPFGSGRRSCPGMQLGLYGLDLAVGHLVHCFSWELPDGMKASDLDMSDVFGLTAPRAIQLIAVPTYRLQCLLLE, from the exons ATGGCATCTCCTCTGCAGTCTCTCCTCACCTTTCCCTCCCTCTTCTTCCtacttttctctcttttccttttcattattttcttaagaaatttttCAAGAAAACTCCCATATCCACCAGGGCCCAAAGGCCTGCCGATCATCGGAAATATGTTGATGATGAATCAACTCACCCACCGGGGACTAGCCAATCTCAGCAAGGTGTACGGTGGCCTGCTGCATATGAAGATGGGAGTCTTGCACTTAGTGGTCGTGTCCACCCCGGAGATGGCTCGTGAAGTTCTCCAGGTGCAGGACAGTGTTTTCGCCAACCGGCCAGCCAGGGTTGCGATAAAATATCTGACATATGATAGAGCGGACATGGCCTTCGCTCAATACGGACCCTCTTGGCGGCAGATGAGGAAGATTTGTGTGATGAAGCTCTTCAGTCGAAAACGGGCTGAGTCTTGGGCGTCAGTGAGGGAGGAGGTGGATTCAACGCTTCAAAGTATCGCCAAGAGAGGTGGGTCTGCTGTTAATATTGGTGAATTGGCGTTGGACCTTACCAAGAATATAACGTACAGGGCTGCGTTCGGGTCGAGTTCGCGCGAAAAACAGAAGGAGTTCGTGAAGATTTTGCAGGAGTTCTCGAGGCTTTTTGGGGCTTTCAACTTTGCAGATTTTATACCCTGGCTGGGTTGGATTCAAGGGAAGGAGTTCACTAAGCGGCTGGTCAAGGCTCGAGGATCACTTGATGAGTTCATCGATAAAATCATCGACGGTCACATTGAAAAGAGGAAGAAGCAGAATAACAGCGGAGATGAAAGTGAAAGTGAAGCAGAGTTGGACATAGTGGACGAGTTAATGGAGTTTTACAGCAAAGATGTTGCAGCGGAAGACTTGAATTCTTCAATCAAGTTCACAAGGGATAACATCAAAGCTATCATTATG GACGTGATGTTTGGTGGAACAGAAACTGTGGCATCGGCAATCGAGTGGGCAATGGCGGAGCTCATGAAAAGCCCAGATGATCTGAAGAAACTGCAGCAAGAATTAATAGATGTGGTGGGCTTGAACCGAAGGTTACACGAGTCCGATCTGGAGAAGCTCACCTACCTCAAGTGCTGCATCAAGGAAACCCTCCGGCTCCACCCTCCAATCCCAGTCCTCCTCCACGAGACCGCCGAGGACAGTGTGGTGGCCGGATACTCAGTCCCAGCACGCTCAGATGTCATGATCAACGCCTGGGCTATAAACCGAGACAAGACCGCCTGGGAGGATCCGGAGACGTTCAAGCCAGAGAGGTTTCTGAAGGACGCACCTGATTTCAAAGGGAGCCACTTTGAGTTCATTCCATTTGGGTCCGGCCGGCGGTCGTGCCCGGGTATGCAGCTTGGGCTGTATGGATTGGATCTGGCTGTGGGTCACCTTGTTCATTGTTTTAGCTGGGAACTGCCTGATGGAATGAAGGCTAGTGATCTGGATATGAGCGATGTGTTTGGACTCACTGCTCCGAGGGCGATACAGCTGATCGCAGTGCCGACTTATCGCCTGCAGTGTCTGCTCCTTGAgtga